One Paraburkholderia agricolaris DNA segment encodes these proteins:
- a CDS encoding Hcp family type VI secretion system effector, translating into MKDIYLKFGNPAIKGESADKDHAGWIEIDSWSHSITQPRSATASTAGGHTSERCEHADMQFTKDIDVVSPLIYQHASGGTTFDEVTIDFMRSDGEGNRIKYLEVKLKYVIISSATPSVVGEGLPTEQFSLKYAAVQWKYTQQKIGGNQGGNAQGAWSLTKNDKTYAV; encoded by the coding sequence ATGAAGGACATCTATTTAAAATTCGGCAATCCGGCGATCAAAGGCGAGTCTGCCGATAAGGATCATGCTGGCTGGATCGAAATCGATTCATGGAGCCACTCGATTACGCAACCGCGTTCGGCAACGGCTTCGACGGCGGGCGGTCACACGTCCGAGCGTTGCGAGCACGCCGACATGCAGTTCACGAAAGATATCGACGTGGTCAGCCCGCTGATCTATCAACACGCATCGGGCGGCACGACGTTCGACGAAGTGACGATCGACTTCATGCGTTCGGACGGCGAAGGCAACCGCATCAAGTATCTGGAAGTGAAGCTCAAGTACGTGATCATCTCGAGCGCTACGCCGAGCGTGGTGGGCGAAGGTCTGCCGACCGAACAGTTCTCGCTGAAGTACGCTGCTGTGCAGTGGAAGTACACGCAGCAGAAGATCGGCGGCAACCAGGGCGGCAACGCGCAAGGCGCGTGGAGCCTGACGAAGAACGACAAGACGTACGCGGTCTGA
- the tssG gene encoding type VI secretion system baseplate subunit TssG, whose product MQTAQRRIDPGVVEQLLDEPHRFEFFQAVRILEKWFAQQAPSSNGRPGEIVAQRIAFRNSLSMSFPPSEIHSAQSYDNEGAALKEKPQRTAALAAGSLHKVDITPAFFGLLGGQGALPLHYTEQIIAREQIKRDRAAREFFDVFSNRATALFYAAWKKYRLPFHYELDRDERYLPLLLALAGVADDDTRNSLQSGDGALFDEAIAGYALAARHRPVSAAYLQRTLSEYFKVRVRVEQFVGKWYDVPRDQLTVLGGVNATLGATALAGERVWQRDMRARLVIGPLDKADYEAFLPGADRAVALERMLTLLAGVTLEYEVSLVLRRKEVGPSTLSGGARLGWDAFLCTREADHDRADARYELHVIH is encoded by the coding sequence ATGCAAACCGCGCAGCGGCGAATCGATCCTGGCGTAGTCGAGCAACTTCTCGACGAACCGCATCGCTTCGAATTTTTTCAGGCGGTGCGGATTCTCGAGAAGTGGTTCGCGCAGCAGGCACCGTCGAGTAACGGACGTCCCGGCGAAATCGTCGCGCAGCGGATTGCTTTTCGCAATTCGCTGTCGATGTCGTTTCCGCCCAGCGAAATTCACAGCGCGCAGTCCTATGACAACGAAGGCGCGGCGCTGAAAGAGAAGCCGCAACGCACCGCCGCGCTCGCAGCCGGTTCGCTACACAAGGTCGATATCACGCCGGCGTTTTTCGGTTTACTCGGCGGGCAGGGCGCGTTGCCGCTGCATTACACCGAGCAGATCATTGCGCGCGAGCAGATCAAGCGCGACCGCGCGGCACGCGAATTCTTCGATGTATTTTCGAATCGCGCGACCGCACTGTTCTACGCGGCGTGGAAGAAGTACCGGCTGCCGTTTCATTACGAACTGGATCGCGACGAACGCTATCTGCCGCTGTTGCTCGCGCTGGCAGGCGTTGCCGACGACGACACGCGCAACAGTCTGCAAAGCGGCGATGGCGCGCTGTTCGACGAAGCGATTGCCGGCTACGCATTGGCCGCGCGGCACCGGCCGGTTTCCGCGGCCTATCTGCAACGCACGCTCTCCGAATACTTCAAGGTGCGGGTGCGCGTCGAACAGTTCGTCGGCAAATGGTACGACGTGCCGCGCGATCAACTGACCGTGCTCGGCGGTGTCAATGCCACGCTCGGCGCCACGGCGCTGGCGGGCGAGCGGGTCTGGCAGCGCGACATGCGTGCGCGGCTCGTGATCGGACCGCTCGACAAGGCCGACTATGAAGCGTTTTTGCCGGGTGCCGACCGCGCTGTGGCGCTCGAACGCATGCTGACGCTGCTTGCCGGCGTGACGCTCGAATATGAGGTCTCGCTGGTGCTGCGCCGCAAGGAAGTGGGGCCAAGCACGCTGAGCGGCGGCGCACGCCTCGGCTGGGACGCATTTCTGTGCACGAGAGAAGCCGACCATGATCGGGCTGATGCCCGCTACGAATTGCACGTGATTCACTGA
- the tagF gene encoding type VI secretion system-associated protein TagF, with the protein MTQTVQAQIAYFGKIPSRGDFVKSAHNPQLLATLDRWIAEAMELLTDDPRWKIVYENAKPMHFAFLGSRSKLAIAGHMVASQDQSSRRFPFLAATALEVEKPLTFLAHSPLAFARLWSRIASQMKPLLGVSEPAGALQALGETQVPIEIGGGPGNPHDGTFNDFVEHQTLSGLEQMLLASGHPVRLRGAMLALGSLLRPVMQSGSSHLERGLTLPLPNDPFYRSLVAAFWLELIAPFVSQADFELAIFIGTIAERERLIIGFNGASAKTLHSVVDPQAYAAHNIDIDDPEWIDEHAQNDHGISKLVSYLDQPQLSLRVSIDTFREAFTGA; encoded by the coding sequence ATGACGCAAACCGTGCAGGCGCAAATCGCCTACTTCGGCAAAATCCCGTCGCGTGGCGACTTCGTCAAAAGCGCGCATAACCCGCAGTTGCTGGCCACGCTCGACCGCTGGATCGCCGAGGCCATGGAATTGCTCACCGACGATCCGCGCTGGAAAATCGTCTACGAGAACGCCAAGCCGATGCATTTCGCGTTCCTCGGTTCACGCAGCAAGCTGGCCATTGCCGGACACATGGTGGCCAGCCAGGATCAATCGTCGCGGCGCTTTCCGTTTCTTGCCGCCACCGCGCTGGAAGTCGAAAAACCGCTGACGTTTCTGGCGCACAGTCCGCTGGCCTTTGCGCGTCTGTGGTCACGCATCGCCTCGCAGATGAAGCCGCTGCTCGGCGTGAGCGAACCAGCCGGCGCGCTGCAGGCGCTCGGCGAAACGCAAGTGCCGATCGAGATCGGCGGTGGTCCGGGCAATCCGCACGACGGCACCTTCAACGACTTCGTCGAGCACCAGACACTCTCCGGCCTCGAACAGATGCTGCTGGCGAGCGGCCATCCGGTGCGCCTGCGCGGGGCCATGCTGGCGCTCGGTTCGCTGCTGCGTCCGGTGATGCAAAGCGGTTCATCGCATCTCGAACGCGGGCTGACACTGCCGCTGCCGAACGATCCGTTTTATCGCTCGCTCGTCGCGGCATTCTGGCTCGAACTGATCGCGCCATTCGTCTCGCAGGCCGATTTCGAACTGGCGATTTTTATCGGCACGATTGCCGAACGCGAACGGCTCATCATCGGCTTTAACGGCGCCTCGGCCAAAACGCTGCATAGCGTGGTCGATCCGCAGGCGTACGCGGCGCATAACATCGATATCGACGATCCCGAATGGATCGACGAACACGCACAAAACGATCATGGCATCAGCAAGCTCGTCAGCTATCTCGACCAACCGCAACTGTCGTTGCGTGTCAGCATCGACACGTTCCGCGAAGCATTCACGGGAGCGTGA
- the tssE gene encoding type VI secretion system baseplate subunit TssE: MKRFEPSFLDKLFDDEPHLPASPAMRQLSLDELKATVARDVEAILNTRIALTEHELAALPECQRSLLTYGLNDFAGLSLASHYDRTFICKSIQQAIARHEPRLQQVAVTLELNEQSTNALNFAIQALLVVHPAEEPVSFDAMLQPSTLQYSVSRARAKL; this comes from the coding sequence ATGAAACGCTTCGAACCCAGCTTTCTCGACAAGCTGTTCGACGACGAACCGCATCTGCCGGCTTCCCCGGCAATGCGGCAATTGTCGTTGGACGAGTTGAAGGCCACCGTCGCGCGCGACGTCGAGGCGATCCTGAACACCCGGATCGCCCTGACCGAACATGAACTGGCGGCGCTGCCGGAATGTCAGCGCTCGTTGCTGACTTACGGCCTGAACGATTTCGCGGGCTTAAGCCTTGCGAGTCACTACGACCGTACGTTTATCTGCAAATCGATTCAACAGGCAATCGCACGTCATGAGCCGCGCTTGCAGCAAGTGGCGGTTACGCTCGAATTGAACGAACAGTCCACCAATGCGCTGAACTTTGCGATTCAGGCGTTGCTGGTCGTGCACCCGGCGGAAGAACCGGTGAGTTTCGATGCAATGCTGCAGCCATCCACGCTGCAATACTCGGTGTCGCGCGCACGCGCGAAGCTTTAG
- the tssA gene encoding type VI secretion system protein TssA: MPTNLNTLLAPISETSPCGEDLLFSADFDAIQHARRFEDPSLDQGEWVTDIKEADWPFVVERSSSLLQTQTKDLRLAVWLTEALAIEEGVTGLTQGYALLTGLCEKYWDHVHPLPEGDDTEYRLGNVAWLVGRTGDLLRATPLTSSQGSSYSTIDWDVATHVAQAVKRDPDHADDIARGKPSIEQIDASKRATPVAFYSTLLADLKAFEAAMLALEQELDQRAADSAPSFRQAKDAYESVYRLAERFARELGVSADAPAPKAPKPEEHERAEPIFKTSPQREEPVLTTSPISPTVQTSSIAGIQSRAQAVAQLRAVARFFRSTEPHNPAAYFADKAAECADMPLHQWLSSVVKDDGSLAHIRELLGVKPEENS; the protein is encoded by the coding sequence ATGCCGACTAACCTGAACACGCTGCTGGCGCCGATCAGCGAAACCTCGCCTTGCGGCGAAGACCTGCTGTTTTCAGCGGATTTCGACGCGATCCAGCACGCGCGCCGTTTTGAAGACCCGTCGCTGGATCAGGGCGAATGGGTCACGGATATCAAGGAAGCCGACTGGCCGTTCGTGGTCGAACGCTCGAGCAGCCTGCTGCAGACGCAGACGAAGGATTTACGTCTCGCGGTCTGGCTCACTGAGGCGCTTGCCATCGAGGAAGGCGTAACCGGTCTCACGCAAGGTTATGCGCTGCTCACGGGGCTGTGCGAAAAGTACTGGGATCACGTTCATCCGCTGCCCGAAGGCGACGATACCGAGTACCGGCTCGGCAACGTCGCGTGGCTGGTCGGACGCACCGGCGATCTGCTGCGGGCCACGCCTCTCACGTCGTCGCAAGGCAGTTCGTACAGCACGATCGATTGGGACGTCGCCACGCATGTCGCGCAAGCGGTCAAGCGCGATCCGGATCACGCCGACGATATCGCGCGCGGCAAACCTTCCATTGAGCAGATCGACGCATCGAAACGCGCTACCCCGGTCGCGTTCTATTCGACGTTGCTGGCCGATCTGAAAGCATTCGAAGCGGCGATGCTCGCGCTCGAACAGGAACTGGACCAACGCGCGGCCGATTCGGCACCGAGTTTCCGGCAGGCGAAAGATGCGTATGAGAGCGTCTACCGGCTGGCGGAACGCTTCGCCCGCGAACTGGGCGTCAGCGCTGACGCACCGGCGCCGAAAGCGCCGAAGCCGGAAGAACACGAGCGCGCCGAGCCTATCTTCAAGACTTCACCGCAACGCGAGGAACCCGTGTTGACGACCAGCCCGATCAGCCCGACCGTCCAGACCAGTTCGATCGCAGGCATCCAGAGCCGTGCGCAAGCCGTCGCGCAGTTGCGTGCGGTGGCCAGATTCTTTCGCAGCACTGAGCCGCACAATCCGGCTGCATACTTCGCCGACAAAGCGGCTGAATGCGCGGATATGCCTTTGCATCAGTGGCTTTCATCTGTCGTAAAGGACGATGGTTCGCTCGCGCATATTCGCGAACTGCTGGGCGTGAAGCCCGAGGAAAACAGCTAG
- the tssF gene encoding type VI secretion system baseplate subunit TssF — MEELLPYYERELSFLRRYSRDFAERYPKIAARLAMSGEHCEDPHVERMIESFALLGARINKKLDDDYPEFTEALLEVLYPHYLRPFPSCSIAQLGTSAALSHLTEPVLVERGTELKSRPIRGVQCRFRTAYDVTLAPIRISEAKYTSVAMAPSATVLPGNATAIVSITFESTAAQLDLSALKVGTLRAHLHGEQSFIAALADCLFVNAMATYVEADRRGVWKQLREPAVVQAGFDEDDALIDYPAKSHPAYRLLTEYFAFPEKFNFADFDLTAMTRASGRCQRLTLHVVLKEVRSDSHIARLLDSLSAHHFRLFCTPVVNLFEQHGEPIRISHQAVSYPVIAEARRAFAYEVYSIDSVKLVRQQAHEESVIEFRPFYSLHHGEAARAGHYWFARRNDWVAQKSPGYETEISIVDIDFEPAAPQTDTLSLDLTCTNRDLPAGLAVGLEGGDLFLEGGSLTGSITMLRRPTPSVRFERGRASHWRLISHLALNHMSLASSGLSALKEMLVLYDLRRTAVSARHIDGLVGIEQRAAVQWLPGKPFATFVRGIEIRLTIDEEHFVGTSLASFVRVIDTFFGLYVHLNSFVQLVVVSKRTGEEILRCKPRSGESILA; from the coding sequence ATGGAAGAATTGCTGCCGTATTACGAGCGCGAATTATCATTTCTGCGGCGCTATTCACGCGATTTCGCTGAACGCTACCCGAAAATCGCGGCGCGCCTGGCGATGTCCGGCGAGCACTGCGAAGATCCGCATGTCGAGCGGATGATCGAATCGTTCGCGCTATTGGGCGCGCGCATCAACAAGAAGCTCGACGACGATTACCCCGAATTCACCGAAGCGCTGCTGGAAGTGCTGTATCCGCACTACCTGCGGCCGTTCCCGTCGTGCTCGATCGCACAACTGGGCACGTCGGCCGCGCTCAGTCATCTGACCGAACCGGTTCTGGTCGAGCGCGGCACCGAACTCAAGTCGCGCCCGATTCGCGGCGTGCAATGCCGTTTCCGAACCGCCTACGATGTGACGCTGGCGCCGATCCGTATCTCGGAGGCGAAATACACGTCGGTAGCCATGGCGCCGAGTGCGACCGTTCTGCCCGGCAACGCCACGGCGATCGTGTCGATCACATTCGAATCGACCGCCGCGCAACTCGATCTCTCCGCACTGAAGGTCGGTACGTTGCGCGCGCACCTGCACGGCGAGCAATCGTTTATCGCGGCGCTGGCGGACTGCCTGTTCGTCAACGCGATGGCTACTTATGTCGAAGCCGACCGCCGCGGCGTGTGGAAGCAACTGCGCGAGCCCGCGGTCGTACAAGCCGGGTTCGACGAAGACGATGCGCTGATCGACTATCCGGCCAAATCGCATCCGGCGTACCGCTTGCTGACCGAATACTTCGCGTTCCCCGAAAAATTCAATTTTGCCGATTTCGATCTGACCGCAATGACGCGCGCGAGCGGACGTTGCCAGCGCCTGACCTTGCACGTCGTGCTCAAGGAAGTGCGTAGCGATTCGCACATCGCGCGCTTGCTGGATTCGTTGTCCGCGCATCATTTCCGTCTGTTCTGCACGCCGGTCGTGAATCTGTTCGAACAGCACGGCGAGCCGATCCGGATCAGCCATCAGGCGGTTTCGTATCCGGTGATCGCCGAAGCGCGCCGCGCATTCGCGTACGAGGTTTATTCGATCGACTCGGTGAAACTCGTCCGGCAGCAGGCGCATGAAGAATCGGTGATCGAGTTCCGCCCGTTTTATTCGCTGCATCACGGCGAAGCGGCGCGCGCGGGGCACTACTGGTTTGCGCGGCGCAACGATTGGGTTGCGCAGAAAAGCCCCGGTTACGAGACCGAAATCTCGATTGTCGATATCGACTTCGAACCGGCCGCGCCGCAAACCGATACGCTGAGTCTCGATCTGACGTGTACCAATCGGGACCTGCCTGCCGGCCTCGCGGTGGGTCTCGAAGGCGGCGATCTGTTTCTGGAGGGCGGCTCGCTGACCGGCAGCATCACAATGCTGCGGCGGCCGACACCCAGTGTGCGTTTCGAGCGCGGGCGCGCTTCACACTGGCGGCTGATTTCGCATCTGGCGTTGAATCATATGTCGTTGGCCAGTAGCGGTCTGTCGGCGCTCAAGGAAATGCTGGTGCTTTACGACTTGCGGCGCACGGCAGTGTCGGCACGGCATATCGACGGCCTCGTGGGCATCGAGCAGCGTGCCGCGGTGCAATGGCTGCCGGGCAAGCCGTTCGCGACTTTCGTGCGCGGCATCGAGATTCGTTTGACGATCGACGAGGAGCATTTCGTCGGCACGAGTCTCGCGTCGTTCGTGCGGGTGATCGATACGTTTTTCGGGCTGTACGTGCATCTGAACAGCTTTGTGCAACTGGTCGTCGTGTCGAAGCGCACTGGCGAGGAGATTTTGCGATGCAAACCGCGCAGCGGCGAATCGATCCTGGCGTAG
- the tssH gene encoding type VI secretion system ATPase TssH: MSTSLNTLIAKLNPTCRQAALLAANNCLARGHYEVDLEHLLLALLEEPASDVTLALRASRVDAHALRADVERELQRLKTGNTRTPVFSKHLIDLLEQAWLIASLDSRIGRIRSGHLLLALLTAPDLAQFAERMSPLLRDVRVTDLKHKFDELTAGSREVERSNDAENEAEGASDAAAADSAPGAPSKTPALDTYTSNLTQRAREGKIDPVIGREGEIRQTIDILMRRRQNNPIMTGEAGVGKTAVVEGLALRIAADDVPAPLKGVALHVLDMGLLQAGASVKGEFENRLKNVIDEVKKSPHPIILFIDEAHTIIGAGGQAGQNDAANLLKPALARGELRTIAATTWSEYKKYFEKDAALARRFQVVKIEEPSETLAAAMLRGMAALMEKHFNVRVLDDAITEAVRLSHRYISGRQLPDKAISVLDTACAKVALAHSSTPAAIDDTKKRLERIDAEIAALEREVASGALHDERLAALRDLREEDVKDLAEDEARYDKERALVTEIVGLRAEIDAARVSSADAAQADKAQQARDTLATRVAELHALQGGQPMVPLQVDGHVVAEIVASWTGIPLGRMIKDEIQTVLNLQPLLAARVIGQDHALDAIAQRVRTASANLEDPNKPRGVFMFVGPSGVGKTETALALADVLYGGERKMVTINMSEYQEAHSVSGLKGSPPGYVGYGEGGVLTEAVRRNPYSVVLLDEVEKAHPDVLEMFFQVFDKGTMDDAEGREIDFRNTLIILTSNVGSQAVMQACLNKSAEELPDADELAETLRPQLYKAFKPAFLGRMKVVPYYPITDDVLAEIIDLKLERIRRRIESNHKAVFEWDESLVDAVLARCTEVDSGARNVDHILNGTLLPEVAQQVLERIANGTEIERITVRASEAGEFEYNVV, from the coding sequence ATGAGCACGTCCCTCAATACCCTGATCGCCAAACTGAATCCGACCTGCCGTCAGGCGGCTTTGCTCGCGGCCAACAACTGTCTCGCGCGCGGTCACTATGAGGTCGACCTCGAGCATCTGTTGCTGGCGCTGCTCGAAGAACCGGCGAGCGACGTCACACTGGCGCTGCGCGCAAGCAGGGTCGATGCGCATGCGTTGCGTGCGGATGTCGAGCGCGAATTGCAGCGCTTGAAGACCGGCAATACGCGTACGCCGGTGTTCTCGAAGCACCTGATCGATTTGCTCGAGCAGGCATGGTTGATCGCGTCGCTCGATTCGCGGATTGGGCGGATTCGCTCCGGGCATCTGCTGCTCGCGCTGTTGACGGCGCCGGATCTTGCCCAGTTTGCCGAGCGTATGTCGCCGCTGCTGCGCGACGTGCGGGTGACGGATCTGAAGCACAAGTTCGACGAATTGACCGCGGGGTCGCGAGAAGTCGAGCGGAGTAACGACGCGGAGAACGAAGCAGAAGGCGCGAGTGATGCAGCCGCTGCCGACTCGGCACCCGGCGCGCCCTCGAAAACGCCCGCGCTCGATACCTACACCAGCAATCTCACGCAGCGTGCGCGTGAAGGCAAGATCGATCCGGTGATCGGCCGCGAAGGCGAGATTCGCCAGACGATCGACATTCTGATGCGCCGCCGGCAAAACAATCCGATCATGACGGGCGAGGCGGGTGTCGGTAAAACGGCGGTGGTGGAAGGCCTCGCGCTGCGCATTGCGGCTGACGACGTGCCTGCGCCGCTAAAGGGCGTCGCGCTGCATGTACTCGACATGGGGCTGCTGCAAGCCGGCGCGAGCGTCAAGGGCGAGTTCGAGAACCGCCTGAAAAACGTGATCGACGAGGTGAAGAAGAGTCCGCATCCGATCATTCTGTTTATCGACGAGGCGCATACGATCATCGGCGCCGGTGGCCAGGCCGGCCAGAACGACGCGGCGAATCTGCTGAAGCCGGCGTTGGCGCGCGGCGAATTGCGCACCATCGCGGCGACCACGTGGAGCGAATACAAAAAGTACTTCGAGAAAGATGCGGCGCTGGCACGACGTTTCCAGGTCGTGAAGATCGAAGAGCCGAGCGAGACGCTCGCCGCGGCAATGTTGCGCGGCATGGCCGCGTTGATGGAAAAGCATTTCAACGTCCGGGTGCTGGACGATGCGATCACTGAAGCGGTGCGTCTGTCGCATCGCTACATCAGCGGCCGTCAACTGCCGGACAAGGCGATCAGCGTGCTCGACACCGCCTGCGCGAAAGTCGCGCTCGCGCATAGCTCGACCCCTGCCGCGATCGACGACACCAAGAAGCGACTGGAGCGTATCGACGCCGAAATTGCCGCATTGGAGCGCGAAGTGGCGAGCGGTGCGCTGCACGACGAACGGCTCGCGGCGCTGCGCGACCTGCGCGAAGAAGATGTGAAAGACCTCGCGGAAGATGAAGCGCGCTACGACAAGGAGCGTGCTCTCGTCACGGAGATCGTCGGACTGCGCGCTGAAATCGACGCAGCGCGTGTGAGCAGCGCGGATGCCGCGCAAGCCGACAAGGCGCAGCAGGCACGCGACACGCTGGCCACGCGCGTGGCGGAGTTGCACGCCTTGCAAGGCGGCCAGCCGATGGTCCCGTTGCAGGTCGACGGCCACGTGGTTGCCGAAATCGTCGCTTCATGGACCGGCATTCCGCTCGGCCGCATGATCAAGGACGAAATCCAGACCGTGCTGAATCTGCAGCCGTTGCTGGCCGCCCGCGTGATCGGGCAGGACCACGCACTCGATGCGATCGCGCAACGCGTGCGTACCGCCAGCGCGAATCTCGAGGACCCGAACAAGCCGCGCGGCGTGTTCATGTTCGTCGGGCCGTCGGGCGTCGGCAAGACCGAAACCGCGCTGGCGCTCGCCGACGTGCTGTACGGCGGCGAACGCAAGATGGTCACGATCAACATGAGCGAGTACCAGGAAGCGCACAGCGTGTCGGGCCTGAAGGGTTCGCCGCCGGGCTACGTCGGTTACGGCGAAGGCGGGGTGCTGACCGAAGCTGTGCGTCGCAATCCGTATTCGGTGGTGCTGCTCGACGAGGTGGAAAAGGCACACCCCGACGTGCTGGAAATGTTCTTCCAGGTGTTCGACAAAGGCACGATGGACGACGCCGAAGGGCGCGAGATCGATTTCCGTAACACGCTGATCATTCTGACCTCGAACGTCGGCTCGCAGGCGGTGATGCAGGCCTGCCTGAACAAGAGCGCGGAAGAACTGCCGGATGCGGATGAACTCGCGGAGACGCTGCGTCCACAGTTGTACAAGGCGTTCAAACCAGCGTTCCTCGGGCGCATGAAAGTAGTGCCGTACTACCCGATCACCGACGACGTGCTCGCCGAAATCATCGACTTGAAGCTGGAGCGGATTCGCCGCCGCATCGAATCGAATCACAAGGCGGTGTTCGAGTGGGACGAATCGCTCGTCGACGCTGTGCTGGCGCGTTGCACCGAAGTGGATTCCGGTGCGCGCAATGTCGACCACATTCTGAACGGCACGCTATTGCCCGAAGTTGCGCAGCAGGTGCTCGAGCGCATTGCCAATGGTACCGAGATCGAACGCATCACGGTGCGCGCGAGCGAAGCGGGCGAGTTCGAATACAACGTTGTGTGA
- a CDS encoding OmpA family protein, which yields MLSQPMRIASLVAGLLISAFAHADNDGPARVTPVDNSGIAIRTTVLPAPASAQPGNAGPAVNTAGLASGTTGAGTGAISASPPPANATPGQVVVGGKVPDEATKAAVLARLRDTYGAANVVDQIEVADVATPPNWSANVQKLIGPQLKQISKGQLKIDGTQIDVKGEVRNESQRQQLASDMANALNPTYTIKNGLRVSASEQGLLDQTLANRTIEFETGSATLTPQGRAILDQMAAVLSKMQTRTVAIIGHTDNSGNRTSNIALSQARADAVKGYLVAKGIPPEQMTTTGVGPDQPIATNDTNDGRARNRRIEFRAGS from the coding sequence ATGTTGAGCCAACCTATGCGCATTGCGTCACTTGTGGCGGGCCTTCTCATCAGTGCGTTTGCCCATGCCGACAACGACGGCCCGGCACGCGTCACACCGGTCGACAATAGCGGCATTGCGATTCGCACGACGGTTTTGCCCGCGCCTGCGTCAGCGCAACCGGGCAATGCCGGGCCGGCGGTCAATACAGCCGGACTCGCCAGCGGCACCACGGGCGCCGGTACCGGTGCGATCAGCGCGTCGCCGCCGCCCGCCAATGCAACGCCGGGCCAGGTCGTGGTCGGCGGCAAAGTGCCGGATGAAGCGACCAAGGCCGCGGTGCTCGCACGGCTGCGCGACACCTACGGCGCGGCCAACGTGGTCGATCAGATCGAAGTCGCCGACGTCGCGACGCCGCCGAACTGGTCCGCCAACGTGCAAAAACTGATCGGCCCGCAGTTGAAGCAGATCAGCAAAGGTCAGTTGAAAATCGACGGCACGCAGATCGACGTAAAAGGCGAAGTCCGCAACGAATCGCAGCGCCAGCAACTCGCCAGCGATATGGCGAATGCACTGAATCCGACCTACACGATCAAGAACGGCCTGCGTGTGAGCGCATCGGAACAGGGCCTGCTCGATCAGACCCTGGCGAATCGCACGATCGAGTTCGAGACGGGCAGCGCGACGCTTACGCCGCAAGGCCGCGCGATTCTCGATCAGATGGCCGCGGTCCTCTCGAAGATGCAGACGAGGACGGTCGCGATCATCGGCCATACCGACAACTCGGGCAATCGCACCTCGAATATCGCCCTGAGCCAGGCGCGCGCGGACGCGGTGAAGGGTTATCTGGTCGCCAAGGGCATCCCGCCCGAACAGATGACGACCACAGGGGTCGGTCCGGATCAGCCAATTGCGACCAACGATACGAACGACGGACGCGCACGTAACCGGCGCATTGAGTTTCGCGCGGGATCCTGA